The nucleotide sequence CGCGTTCGCGGCAGGAGCTGTACGGCGACGACCAGTTGGTGCACGTCTACTGGAAGCACAACATGTTCATGTGCGCTCCGGCGTGCTTCCGGGTGCCCAAGGCGATGCCCTGGGACACCTTCCTGGCGGAGGTGCTCTACCCGGTCTGGGAGCAGGACCCCGACTTCGACCGGGCCACGACCACGTTCACCTGGGAGCTGGACGACCAGGCGGTCACCCCGGTCGGTGACCAGTCTCTCGAGAGCCTGGGG is from Kineosporiaceae bacterium and encodes:
- a CDS encoding phenol hydroxylase, which produces MAVRAIGEYTFPSRSRQELYGDDQLVHVYWKHNMFMCAPACFRVPKAMPWDTFLAEVLYPVWEQDPDFDRATTTFTWELDDQAVTPVGDQSLESLGVGHKSLLVCQAA